Proteins encoded by one window of Misgurnus anguillicaudatus chromosome 4, ASM2758022v2, whole genome shotgun sequence:
- the dnai2b gene encoding dynein axonemal intermediate chain 2, with protein MEIMYVYTKKRREFGRQCNFSDRPAELHVDILPDPSLAANFILRDPCDVAVQCAQDMSEHEVNTVCIVSESRGINHVEGGWPKDVNPEEVEATIRYRKKVEKDENYQNTTVQLASLMEHCIKQNNAIDIYQEYFEDEEVLEESEEQPLAKTINIFRDPNEVKRTATTLSWHPDGNQKLAVAYSSLEFQKAPKNMSFDSYIWDIENPNKPEMTLKPVSPLVCLEYNPKDSHILVGGSYNGQIAYWDTRKGSQPVEMSAVEHSHRDPVYKVIWLQSKAGTDIFSASTDGQVLWWDIRKMSEPTERLVLDPSRKGNIENAYGATSLEFETTMPTKFMVGTEQGYVISCNRKAKTPAEKIVCTYGSHHGPIYALQRNPFFPKNFLTVGDWTARIWSEDIKESSIMWTKYHTTSLLDGCWSPVRPSVFFTAKMDGTLDVWDILFKLNDPTLTLKVCDEALYSIQVQENGRFLGCGSELGTVTMLEVSAGLCTLQKNEKVLVSEMFERETKREKILESRLREMRLKERSRSEQSREDEGKEGDKEESVEELIARQDQEFFEILETEMKNERNREKDRDQEKDVCDEKNIQDEK; from the exons ATGGAGATTATGTATGTATACACCAAAAAACGCAGAGAGTTTGGCCGCCAGTGTAACTTTTCAGACAGACCGGCTGAGCTTCACGTGGACATCTTACCCGACCCTTCCCTGGCTGCCAACTTCATACTGAGAGATCCATGTGATGTAGCCGTACAGTGTGCTCAGGATATGTCTGAACACGAG GTGAACACAGTGTGCATTGTATCTGAATCAAGAGGAATAAACCATGTGGAGGGTGGGTGGCCGAAAGATGTCAACCCGGAGGAAGTGGAGGCGACCATCCGCTACAGAAAGAAAGTGGAGAAagatgaaaactatcagaataCGACTGTGCAGCTTGCTAGT CTCATGGAGCACTGCATTAAGCAGAACAACGCCATTGACATCTATCAGGAGTATTTTGAAGATGAAGAGGTGCTTGAGGAATCAGAGGAGCAACCATTAGCTAAGACCATCAATATCTTTAG AGATCCGAATGAAGTGAAGCGTACAGCCACCACTTTGTCCTGGCACCCAGACGGCAACCAGAAGCTCGCTGTTGCCTACTCTTCCCTGGAATTTCAGAAAGCACCCAAAAACATGAGCTTTGACTCCTACATATGGGACATTG AAAACCCGAATAAACCTGAGATGACTCTTAAACCCGTATCTCCACTGGTTTGTCTGGAGTACAACCCTAAAGATTCTCACATCCTTGTTGGGGGAAGCTACAATGGACAGATTG CTTATTGGGACACACGGAAAGGGAGCCAGCCGGTAGAGATGTCTGCCGTTGAGCATAGTCATAGAGATCCTGTCTACAAAGTCATCTGGCTGCAGTCGAAAGCAGGCACTGACATCTTCTCGGCTTCTACAGATGGTCAG GTACTGTGGTGGGACATTCGTAAGATGAGCGAGCCCACAGAAAGACTCGTACTAGACCCCAGTAGAAAAGGTAACATTGAGAATGCCTATGGTGCCACCTCTctggagtttgagaccactatG CCCACTAAGTTCATGGTGGGCACAGAGCAGGGTTATGTGATCTCATGCAACCGCAAAGCAAAAACCCCTGCTGAAAAGATCGTGTGCACATACGGCAGCCACCACGGCCCCATTTACGCCCTCCAAAGGAACCCATTCTTTCCTAAGAACTTCCTGACAGTGGGTGACTGGACTGCCCGCATCTGGTCTGAAGATATCAAAGAGTCCTCCATCATGTGGACCAA GTATCACACTACCTCTCTATTAGATGGCTGCTGGAGTCCAGTGAGACCTTCAGTCTTCTTTACAGCAAAAATGGACGGAACCCTGGACGTTTGGGATATCCTGTTTAAACTGAACGACCCCACTCTCACCCTTAAA GTTTGCGATGAAGCTCTGTACAGCATCCAGGTACAAGAGAACGGACGTTTCTTGGGTTGCGGCTCTGAGTTGGGAACAGTGACCATGCTGGAGGTTTCAGCGGGCCTGTGCACACTCCAGAAGAATGAGAAAGTTTTGGTCTCAGAG ATGTTTGAACGTGAGACAAAGCGAGAGAAGATTCTGGAATCTCGACTCAGAGAGATGCGTCTGAAGGAACGCAGTCGCTCCGAGCAGAGCAGAGAGGATGAGGGAAAAGAGGGAGACAAGGAGGAGTCTGTGGAGGAACTGATCGCCCGTCAAGATCAAGAGTTCTTCGAGATTCTGGAAACCGAGATGAAAAATGAGAGGAATCGCGAGAAAGACAGAGATCAG GAGAAAGACGTGTGTGATGAAAAGAACATACAAGACGAGAAATAA